TGTAGTCATAAACAACTAGTGGGGTGTAGCCAGAGTCGATACAGCATCCAATAAGACGTGCCACGTTCCTGTGTAAAACCCCAGATAGAACCTCAATTCTGGACAGTACCTGCATTAGGTCTCTTTCATCTTGACACTGAACCTTATGCACCGCTACATGTGAACCATCTCCAAGGACTCCTGCATAAATACTGCCATTGGCGCTATGGATAAGATTCTTATCTTCTTCGAAACCTTTAGTGGCTTCCTCCAGCTCTTGGTAATTGAATAGTCGAGTCCTACAAGCTTTTCTGAATGAGATTGTGCTATGAAAATGTGCCTGGTCAGGGTCATATGCGCCGGATTTACCAGGTCGTTTCATCAGACATATTAGTGCAATTAGGGAGGCAATGATAAATATTGGGCCAAGAACTCCTGCAGATtcagtttaaaaaaaaaaaggaaaaagcttCTACAGATTAAATATTATGACAAGTTTCTTGCAGCAGCTAGAAGAAAACACATAGAGTGTTTGGTTCACAAATTTAATAGAGTTGATAGTTATTTTTCGCTGAAcagttatattaaaatatttaataaaaatttataaaataataaccaaCAGCTAATTATATCAACTAATTATATCAACtctatgatttatttattttttatttaaacactattattcttattaaaacttatcaacaataacttattttaaattgatatataattatattttaacattttaaaataaataattattattttaaaattatttttaatagttaaataattataatatttaaattatgaaattagaaatttttattagtgaaaatttaaatttaaattttatttttaaaataatttttatagtaataaatataattgaattaaaaaattaattataatagttttaattattataaattatttttattaatttatatcattaaatataatataataaaataaaatatatttaataacaaattatatatttaataattatttaacaaagcaaaattttattagaccGCATCAGcagaattttattaaactgtTTAATTTATAACCATCAGCCAGTAGCTGCATAACCATGGATGATTATATGATAACATACCAGCTAAAATGGAAACTGTCTTCCCACTGCGTCTTTTTGTGTAGCATTCAGTCCCATTTGCTTCCAATCCGTTCTTGATGCAGGCTGTCAACGTTTAAGTCCAAGAAAcagaattttatattaattgatacTTTCCTTTTGTGCGTTTGTtaccaagaaaagaaaaggtacaAGACAAAAGCACAACCCAATTTTATCTTTGCTTTTATGTGCTCAAATTAAGACTAATTATAACCAAAATTTGAACAAGAACCTGCCAAGCGTGCAATGACCTTGACCAAATTAGTGCAAGTGAATAACAGCAAACATgtgaaagaaaaacttaacCGGAACGGAGATGTTGCAAATAGCTACTCACATTTCAAACATCTCATTCCACTGGCAAATCCATCGCCAACAAACCCGTCCTGACATTTGCACCTTACTCCTCCTTCAACTATGGTGGCATTGACAGTGTTTGCATTGGTAGCACAAGCTTTTTTGGATGAATTCCCAGGAACCGCccattccaatttaaccccgcGCTTTCCAGTATTAGAACCGGGAGAAACAGCCCAAGAAGAGAATCCTCTGCATCCATACTTGGAAAAAACAGAAAACCCATCTCCAGGTTCCCATGAACTGTGATCAGAAAGTGGATAACAGCAGGAGGGAGAGGCATTGGAGTTGCCATCACAGCCAGACAAGTCGATCGTTTCACACTCTGCCTTGCACAAGGAAGAGTCTTCACAATCATACAAGCCAATGACGTTGTCCATTGATATCCCAAAAAATCCATTTCCACTGAAACCGAATGAGTTCAAATCGTTGTATCTTCGACAAGCAGAGCTACCTGGAAAGTCCACTAAAATACCATCAGCGAAGAATTCAATAACTCTATAGCTTTGAGAGTCAATGTTGAGGGAAAGCGTATTGGAAATTGAGCAAGAGAGATGGAAAGCACTGGAAACTGAGGCACAAGAAGTGTTCAAGTGAAACGGGAACGGTACAAGCAACTTTCCACACTTCTCATTGCAATGATTTGGAAGCAAAGAGGAAGACTGCTTAATTAGGACTTGATGCTGTTGTGGTTCTTGACGAGAATGAGACAGTGCaaagagaagaaaggaagTGAACAGCAGTGGTAACATTTCCTGCGAAAAGAGTCGACTCTGAAGAACAATATTTGGCAGGGGAAACGAAGTGATTGTAGGAgctgataaaattatattcagGACCCTTTACTTGCAACGTAGAATGTATTTAACTACAAAGGAAAAGGGCAAAAAATATTCAAGTGTACAGTGTTACTATAGCAACAACAAAAACTAGTAAAGACACATAGGTACTAGCTAGTACAATCTTGATCAAGAAAGTGAACCAAATTTCAAAATGGACCCAAAAGAGGATGAGAGTGGCATAGAAGTTTGAGAAACAGGAGAAGATTGGTCTGTGGAATGGGCTACAGCTCGTCCCAAAATATAGAACGGAGTGCTAAATGCAAGTATTTCCCCGAGAGTTTTTTAGGCTTTCAATTTTCCAGTTTAAATGGCTTAGATTATGtaatcttcttttctttctactCTACTCAGCACACAAATctatattaagaaaattggGTTCTTTGATACTATCTTTCTCTAAAATAATAGCACTAGCAGTGCATTTGCATGGTTTTCGAGCTTTGGTAATGTAAAAGATAAGAGATTGGAAATGTAATTATTGTGCATGTATGTAGTTTGAGAATTACGGAATGTCAGATCCatatattattgtactaatATGTTACCTTAAAAAAACTATTCTTTTTTGCTACATACCTCCGATTCCAATGCCACGCATGGGATGCTTCTTAACCGCTTTCCTGCTTATTAGGCAGTGACATCTGTGCTTATGCACATTGAAGTTTACGTTGTCCTTGTTTCCAAACTGAAACTGATGTGGAGCTCTCGTGTTGGGATGTTAGAACAATTGAATTCACTTGGGTTTATCTTATTCTTGGCGTCTCTGACCAGCTGTGAGGTGAAGGACAGCATTTTTGGGCCTTTGTTATTCCTGTACATACATAACATGGGATGGGATGGGACCATCTGAGCTGGAGTTGCTGGATATCTCCAGgtgaataaataaaacccTAGCCCGTATTAAAGGGCCAGGACCATGGGATCAATGGAAGTAGAGTGATAACAAATAAGGATACTTTTGAAGAATTTGATGTGTTGCTGCTAAGTAGATTTTAGTATTGTAcaatttgatgtattttatcTTCAAGCCTGAAATTTAGGTGATAGTGAGAATATTTAATACTCTACCAAGATGCACCAAGCTTATTCTTACTTACCCACAACTACAAGAAGTTTCAATTTATTGCAGAATCTGCAAGAACCTCTTTCAGGAATTCCTGATATAACTGAAAAGATAATCCCAAATTCACAGCAATTTGTTAGTATCCACATGCAATATGGGAAAGTATGAAAGGAAACTGAAAGTTCTATTAGGAGTATAAGGAAATGAAGTAGCAAATTCATGAAGAAAAcacaagagaaaaagaaaaagaaaactattgTTAAAAAGGAATTAACTATGCAGTAACAGAGATTAATGGAGTTCCAAATCACTTATAATCACAAAATAATGAACAGAAAAGGTAATCCTCAAAGATTTGATGACttaacattttatttcaatctttTCCATTTAgccaacaaataaaaaaagaatacatatttcaatttgaatccatttaaaagaaaaacgtTTTTATGGACATCCTTGTCTCTTTTTagttaattgtttattttataaacaaGAGTggatattctttttctctctttttacaTCTCCAAAGCACAACCATCAGAAGAGTTCTGTTACCGTGCAACTCCCAATAATAGTGGGAAAAAGCGAGTTAAAGAACGgattgaaagaaaatgaaccGTTGCCGTTGCCTATATTCCTAAATCCCTAATGGCTTCTACTTCCCCTTACAATATCCATCATTGACGAACTCACAAAGGACATCAACGGGCTCGAGAGTTGGATAATGTCGCACTTCCACAGTTGATGTTGTCCGACTCTTATACATTATGCAACAAGCTTAACTAACCACAAACAAAagcttaaaaatatatttatattgaatataatagaatattaaattatttccaaataaaataatttaaaatttatattgtaatACACCCATAAAGTTCTAAATGGGAAATCATCGATGCTATTGGTTGCTAACAAACAACGtgtcatttaaaattaatttgaaaaatctaGTGAAGTATAGGCAATTGATTGAATATCCTATGGCACCTGTGTTATAAATGTATTCAACTATTAGAAttgaatgaaaatttattaataattttttaaatagttaagaatataatataaataaaaaattcagtaatattatattatattttaccgattatataaattttaaaaataatattaattttatcttttattaaaattggaATTTTATGACACCGTTGTACGTAACAAAAAACAATCATTCGGATTTTCATAGCCTAAGTGCCCATGACATTTTATGATTTAAGCATGTGTTCTCATGGTTAATGGTTTTCATGACACTTAGCCTtcttatttagttttagtttaataatgttgataatttaaatgttattgattctcaaacttacaaattgttatcatttttaaagtttaaaaattatttaaatattaaaatggtAATCACtctttgataattaatatattcgATGGAATAAAAGGTTATCAAATATTAGATTACAAAAGAtgaagattataaaaatagtataaaataataaattcaaaacaTATAAACTTAACAtcaatgtatttttatatattttttataaacttaagctaattttaattttcaattgtcatgctaaaattatgatttaaaataattatattttcttttaatataaaaaataattttgatttcactTTTTTCTTTCGATGGCACATGGTggaaaaataaactttcaTTGCATTTGATACTAAaatcttcttttatattaacttCTATCTCAAATATACTATTAATAACAAAGATTAAACTAACAAATATTAACactgtatattttataaattaaatagtaactACAGGATAGTAATGAAgtgatttatattaaaaaaattcatagagataaaaaaataaaaaaaatcaaataaagttaatcttctaaatatattattttattaatatgaaactTATTTGGAAATCATACTTACAATTTAGTTATGataagttttaaataaattttatatttaaaaataaatttcaaaaaattattcatttcaaTCAGATATAAtgtaaaatgataatatatagaaatttattctaaggatttactttaataattgaaatttatttattttttaattaatataactgttaatcaataaataaaataatgagattaattctcaaaaatttaataatgatgaaactattaatttattaaatattaaacatggaaaaaagtaaaaaaagtaCTCTGTAATTTAACGCTTTTGTACTTAAAtgagtataattttttttgtgacaagaaaatattttataatttagttttttcatatttttactacttacaaattaaatatttttaaatttatattttttaatattaatatagtactcattttcaataacaaaatatttattaaatgatatAGTATACAACTAATTAcattaaattcatattaaataaaattaatatatttttaattttattagaaataaatgaaataatttttaaaataaattagaagtattttgatagttgatttaaataatctataaaatttatttttttatcaaaataaatagtatattaatatttaattataaaaataaaaactattaatttataaagtagtaagaatgtaaaaaaaataaattatggaatttcttttttcagaaaTACTTTTACCTTAGATATTAGATGATGTAGTTCtattttaatctaatatttaGATGAGGGTTGAATATTTTCAACACTAGTACAGTGGCGAGTAAggttaataaaagaaacttttaaataaatcaaattgattggtttccaaataattaaaactttatCCAAATCATAATTgtgaaatttatcaaaacttAATTTCAGTTGGATAATCGGTTTGAtggatttatattatttattaaatctaatataatattatttttttgtaaaaaagttaagattatatttatatgtaaacTAATTTATAACTCATGAATGttaatcttatttataattacatgTGAAAGAGtacatatctttttatttattaaactaaaaagttattaattttttattttataaaagtatttatcCTAAACTAAAAACTCCAAAAagatatacatataaaataaagttaacatATCATAAAAGTTATGAGTATATAATGAATTTCAAATTTcataataacttattaaagGAATAACTTTTATACTAaccattaataaaaatattattttttaatatttagttcggtttgatttttatgtttttaaattataatcaaattaaattttttaattttgtttgatttaaaaatgaaaacaaacccataacaTTAAAACCAGAGTGTTTGATTTGAATTGGATTTGAGTTTGGTTAATGTGCAGCTCTGgtgagaagaaataaaataaagcaaaaggGTGAAGCAAGAACAAAGAAAACCAATCTTTTAAAAACAGCAGAATGTAAATATGGTGTGTTTTGAAATTAGTTAGTATATGCGAAGACTTGTATTAATATCGGCGTCTTTTCCAAACAGACACTATGCATAAATATCAATCCAAACCCaacaaacaaaataacaatcagcacaaacacaacacaatcaccttttctttttcttttgttcttctttctCGTCTACCAAACACTACACACCATCCGTCATCATCatgattttcttattttagtcTACCCTTTGTCACTTCActcttcctcttttttttttttttttttttaagtggCGGAGGAAGATAGATTACATAACATAACATGGATCATCTTCACCACCATCACACCCGCTTGGTTGGTGACTACATCCTGGGTCCAAGAATCGGGTCGGGTTCTTTTGCTGTTGTTTGGTTATCCAGGCACCGTAATTCTGGTACTGAAGTTGCAGTTAAGGAAATTGACAAGAAGTTGCTTAGTCCTAAAGTCAGTGAAAGTTTGCTTAAAGAAATTTCCATACTCAGTACTATCAATCATCCCAACATTATCCGCCTCTTTGAGTCCATTGAGGTAATTGAAGTTTCtgccttcttttctttttgaaaaaagaagaaatttacTTGTTATCATGTATCAATTTTGtcgtttttttattttatttttaatgtggATAGAATGAAGATAGGATATTTCTTGTATTGGAGTACTGTGATGGAGGTGATCTTGCGGCTTATGTTCATCGTCATGGGAAAGTATCGGAGGCTGTGGCTAGACACTTTATGAGGCAATTGGGTATTGCGTGTTATCAATGGTTAAGCTTTCTATTTATGTTTGATTGTTCagtttctataaatttttgtatGTCTGTCATAATTGGGTAATTGCCAATGTTTTTTAGCTGTTCAAAACTGTACTTAAATTCATCCTTCGTccagtttaatttaattattttatgcaaTTGGATGTTTGATGGCCTGTTTGCTTGCAATTTAGTTGAGTTATACAGAGTTTTTTAGAATCTAGTCATATTTAggaatacttttttttttcttctgtttctaggattttttttttcttttgctttagTAGTGCATGCGTGaacaaaatgaagaaagagggttttatttttttttttccagcTGCTGGGTTGCAAGTGCTTCAAGAAAATCATCTTATCCACAGGGACTTAAAACCACAGGTGCTGTGACTTCACTCAAAGTATTAAGCTCCCTTGTGTATTTCATAGCAGTGCGTTCGTAAAGGCACTGTTGGAATACATCAGTGcaagaatttaattcaattgtgGCCTGATTTCACTTCTTTGAAAATGCGATCAACTAAAACCCCTTCAACCATGAGAATTAActaaatagaataaattttgattgaaCTGAATTCTTTCATTTCTAAACTTTCCAAACACTATGAAAAGATCAAGCATTTCTTTTATGAGGATTGCACATCCTGTGTATCTAAACTTACTGTTTGTAGCATCTTTCAGTCTCATTGGATTTATTTGTGGCTTGATGCTATGGCTAATTAGTCTATAGGCAGAAACTGGATAATAATACTTAAAGGGATTTGTGATGCTTGCAGAACCTGCTTTTGTCTTCAAATGAAGAAACTCCACGACTGAAGATAGGGGATTTTGGTTTTGCAAGGTAAGAATGTTTTGGTCGCTggtcttaaattttataggcACAATGCCATCCTTTCTAGGCATTGCAAGTGATGTCCTAaactagattttatttttttgtaaattcaCATCATAGATTATGCACATATGATGTTTTATGATCTTTTCTAGGGAAGTGCTAGTATCTCCTCAGTTCTTAAGAATGGAAAGGTCATTTTTCATTAACATACTGAACCAAGCTCAAGGTAGCCTATCCCATTTATTTGGCTTGCCTACAAGGTTTTCATCTAAGTCTATCTATAGGTCCACATATTTCATAAGTCATTACTTATCAGGTGAGCCACGGTCTCATGTCATAATTTAGCCTTTGATTAATGTTTGAATGATACTCAATCGGGTTATCCAAATAAATAGTTAGTGAAGAAACTAAATAGGACTGAATGAGCTTAGAATTTGGATATTGGGTTGGGGAGTCATGAAAGAAATTATCCGTATTgtcaagcaattaaaaacaTTATTACCTTTTGAATAGGTTATGCGACgaagtttttttaaatttataactaCAGTGTCCAGAAAATTCCAGTTCACCTAGGATGTTTCCCAGCAAGTTTAGGTAGTTAACTTTTAACAACTCATTCACTTCTGAACACCAATTGCTAAAATACTTAGCTGGTGCGTCATTTTTCACAACTCTTCTGCATTTTATTTCGTTGATTTACTTGTGCTCCAGGTCGTTGACGCCCCAAGACTTGGCTGATACGCTTTGTGGTTCGCCGCTGTACATGGCTCCAGAGATTATTCAGAATCAGAAGTATGATGCGAAGGTGATGTAACTGATGTTAATATGAAATTGACAATGATTGGAATAAATGGTGCCTTTTCAGTGTTGTACACAATTTGAATTTCTCGGTATATGCAGGCTGACCTATGGAGTGTTGGAGCTATTTTGTTCCAGCTGGTGACTGGGAAACCACCATTTGATGGCAATAGTCAATATCAGGTGTtggagaatttgaaaatacaTATGAAAGGCCTAAATAAGACTCTTTTTCATTATATCTTAAACTCCCAGTGCAACAAAGAAAGCAAGAAGTGTTGAAGTTCTATTTTCCTAGTACCATAATATTATTGGTTGACTTTTTGCTGTCTGCAGCTTTTCCAAAATATTTTGACATCCACTGAGCTGCGATTTCCCCAAGGTGCTTTGGAGGAGTTACATCCAGATTGTTTGGATCTGTGCAGAAGCCTTTTACGCCAAAATCCAGGTACTATTTACTGCAGTGCCGAATTGGGTTATGCATATAGGCACAGACTTGTTTTATGTTATCTTGATGAGTGGTTTAGTGATCATAATATAGAATTTgtaaggagagagagagagagagagagagatagagtATACAACTCAGTTACTTTGTCCTATTAAGAGTTTATGCACATGGCTGATTGAGAAACTTTTATGTTGAAATATGAACTTTTGTTTTCAGTTGAGCGACTAACATTCAAGGAATTCTTCAATCACAAGTTCCTTGGGGAGCCAAGGTAACATTCTAAAGTCTCAACATTTTTCTTTGTAGTACAATATCTTTAGGTGTGTTTTGCGCAGCATAAAGCTTCTGTCTTTATTCTTAACATTGATGCATATCAAAGATACTGGGATTTATTCATTACAAGAAATCTGTAGGTTAGAGATGGACCCTGAGCAGGAATCTTTGGTTCAAGAAACGAAATCAGTGGTTGAGCAGCTTGATTCTTCTGGTTCTGATGAGAGGTCTCTGTTGCATTCAGAGCATCCCATGCACTCAACTGGCAGAAATGCAAAATTATCCAGTTCATTTGTGCATGATGATGTAGTGCATGCAAAAGTTCATGGTAGTATATCTGGAACTGAAAGTGTTCATAGTTCTTTGCCAATTTTTGCTCATGATAGGACTAGGAGAATGATTGATGGAAGCCAATGCCCATCAGATCACCATAGAGGTGTACCTTTTGTTAGTTTAACTTTTTCAGGGAATTTAAGCTTCTGCATTATTTACAATGCTGATTTCGCCTTTTATATTCAGTTGCTGATTCAGCGGAGTCCATTGAGAGAGATTATGTTCTAGTTAACTGTCATTTTGGTTCAATGGAGAATTTATCCTATTACTCCGAAACATCCTTGCAAGGTAACTCCACTACTAGAGTTTTTGTTTGCCCGCCAAAGAAGAATAACCAGGATGTGGCAGTTGCTCCACTAACAAAGCAGTGTGCTGCTAGTTCTGTTGATAGTGCAAAAAATCCTGTAATATATGGATCAGATCCATTAGCTGCATCACGTGCATCAACTATATTAATGGAAGTGCAAGGACAATCCAGACTGACTCCATCAGCTAGTCTCCATTTGTTAAATCGATATGTTCAAGCTGTTGCAGAGCTAGCCCAGGAAAAGGTGAGTTCAGCTTTTCCTAccttgttatattttattcttggTGGCTTTAATTGATTGAATCTGTTAATGTTGCCAAAACTTTGAATATGAAGTTGTGATGCAGAACCTTTTCGTTTTCTCAACTAGTGGAGCATTACAAATCCAGGGAATCAATTTAATCCATGTTAAATGTTTGAATGCAGCATGTATAGATGAAGGGATTTTGAAAACCTCTCTGTTAGcaacttatttaatttttattactgCAAAGCTAGCTTTTTCTTTATCCGAGTTGGTAAGCTACAGGTGATGGCAAATGTCATAGGCTCATCTTTAAGCCTATTCTCTGAGTACCATTTATATCTTTCCAGTCCCAAGTGTTAGTCAGGAATCATAgtgtcatttttattttaaaatgttttccAACTGCAAGCAAACAATATAAACATACTTTTCCTTAAAAAGTCTTTTGTTATTGTAATTTAGAGTActgatttcaaatttataatatacataaatttcaaaaagaattggatttaatttaaaagttaaaatatattttaaagaaaataactttaaaaaagttaatcaaattaatgattgttcaattaaattaaaatataatatttgtttttaattcaTGCAAGGAAGGACCGCACATGCTAGCTATGTTTCCTcctaactattttttttttcataaaaaactgCCAGCcaagttttagttttatattataaggtaaagttaataaaaagtattgaggagctattatatttttattctgaaataaaaattttaaataaaatgataaataattcttttgaataaaatttagtacatacggatataaaaattttgtttgGGAAGTTTTAGAGTATGTGCACaactgtaaaaataaaaataacaataggCCAACTGGCTTTAAAGTTGACAAAGTCTTGTGGAGTATGCGACTCAGAGGAGTGCAAGAAAACTCAAGGGGCAGTGAGAATAGCCCTTGCTATTTCTTAGGGTGTGTTAGAATTTGATGATGTTATCATGGCCATCGAGGTGAAAGGCGGTTGTATTGCCAATCATTTTTATAGTTTAGTTGATAATGCTCTGCTTTAATGCACTTGAATCAT
The Ricinus communis isolate WT05 ecotype wild-type chromosome 1, ASM1957865v1, whole genome shotgun sequence DNA segment above includes these coding regions:
- the LOC8270767 gene encoding probably inactive receptor-like protein kinase At2g46850 — its product is MLPLLFTSFLLFALSHSRQEPQQHQVLIKQSSSLLPNHCNEKCGKLLVPFPFHLNTSCASVSSAFHLSCSISNTLSLNIDSQSYRVIEFFADGILVDFPGSSACRRYNDLNSFGFSGNGFFGISMDNVIGLYDCEDSSLCKAECETIDLSGCDGNSNASPSCCYPLSDHSSWEPGDGFSVFSKYGCRGFSSWAVSPGSNTGKRGVKLEWAVPGNSSKKACATNANTVNATIVEGGVRCKCQDGFVGDGFASGMRCLKSCIKNGLEANGTECYTKRRSGKTVSILAGVLGPIFIIASLIALICLMKRPGKSGAYDPDQAHFHSTISFRKACRTRLFNYQELEEATKGFEEDKNLIHSANGSIYAGVLGDGSHVAVHKVQCQDERDLMQVLSRIEVLSGVLHRNVARLIGCCIDSGYTPLVVYDYTANGTLEEHLKQSSRQKTGLDWYKRMNIAAEIACVLAFLQFEIFPSIFHHNIKSGCIFLDEELSVKIAGFRLLESNESYSYSNSDGPRTHRSDVYDFGVLLLELITGSENKELPAVALQKIRSGKLEEIVDQSLYYHEQPPFRKEQIDIVADIATRCLLFGGDGKIGMIEVARELIHITKESIDGSSRRGPALEETFSNSSLLQMISMSPDSIYVA
- the LOC8270766 gene encoding serine/threonine-protein kinase ATG1a isoform X1 codes for the protein MDHLHHHHTRLVGDYILGPRIGSGSFAVVWLSRHRNSGTEVAVKEIDKKLLSPKVSESLLKEISILSTINHPNIIRLFESIENEDRIFLVLEYCDGGDLAAYVHRHGKVSEAVARHFMRQLAAGLQVLQENHLIHRDLKPQNLLLSSNEETPRLKIGDFGFARSLTPQDLADTLCGSPLYMAPEIIQNQKYDAKADLWSVGAILFQLVTGKPPFDGNSQYQLFQNILTSTELRFPQGALEELHPDCLDLCRSLLRQNPVERLTFKEFFNHKFLGEPRLEMDPEQESLVQETKSVVEQLDSSGSDERSLLHSEHPMHSTGRNAKLSSSFVHDDVVHAKVHGSISGTESVHSSLPIFAHDRTRRMIDGSQCPSDHHRVADSAESIERDYVLVNCHFGSMENLSYYSETSLQGNSTTRVFVCPPKKNNQDVAVAPLTKQCAASSVDSAKNPVIYGSDPLAASRASTILMEVQGQSRLTPSASLHLLNRYVQAVAELAQEKHNAGLFLESFSVELVVLAIWKKALHICNSWLASSAGSELPESSSANESNPDHGGRANKMDLDRPSSACKWAEQEFVAAYNRAEKLSDHISNMDAAAQMPDAMEIIFQKALAVGTSAAVDEYMENRGSAAISYSKAMLLLSFVVEEAASLPLNPPFLLTPANKKRIQNYIMNLQSHQSYF
- the LOC8270766 gene encoding serine/threonine-protein kinase ATG1a isoform X2, with product MDHLHHHHTRLVGDYILGPRIGSGSFAVVWLSRHRNSGTEVAVKEIDKKLLSPKVSESLLKEISILSTINHPNIIRLFESIENEDRIFLVLEYCDGGDLAAYVHRHGKVSEAVARHFMRQLAAGLQVLQENHLIHRDLKPQNLLLSSNEETPRLKIGDFGFARSLTPQDLADTLCGSPLYMAPEIIQNQKYDAKADLWSVGAILFQLVTGKPPFDGNSQYQLFQNILTSTELRFPQGALEELHPDCLDLCRSLLRQNPVERLTFKEFFNHKFLGEPRLEMDPEQESLVQETKSVVEQLDSSGSDERSLLHSEHPMHSTGRNAKLSSSFVHDDVVHAKVHGSISGTESVHSSLPIFAHDRTRRMIDGSQCPSDHHRVADSAESIERDYVLVNCHFGSMENLSYYSETSLQGNSTTRVFVCPPKKNNQDVAVAPLTKQCAASSVDSAKNPVIYGSDPLAASRASTILMEVQGQSRLTPSASLHLLNRYVQAVAELAQEKHNAGLFLESFSVELVVLAIWKKALHICNSWLASSAGSELPESSSANESNPDHGGRANKMDLDRPSSACKWAEQEFVAAYNRAEKLSDHISNMDAAAQMPDAMEIIFQKALAVGTSAATSIWRTGAVLQSLTPKQCFYFLLLWKKQHLCH
- the LOC8270766 gene encoding serine/threonine-protein kinase ATG1a isoform X3, translated to MDHLHHHHTRLVGDYILGPRIGSGSFAVVWLSRHRNSGTEVAVKEIDKKLLSPKVSESLLKEISILSTINHPNIIRLFESIENEDRIFLVLEYCDGGDLAAYVHRHGKVSEAVARHFMRQLAAGLQVLQENHLIHRDLKPQNLLLSSNEETPRLKIGDFGFARSLTPQDLADTLCGSPLYMAPEIIQNQKYDAKADLWSVGAILFQLVTGKPPFDGNSQYQLFQNILTSTELRFPQGALEELHPDCLDLCRSLLRQNPVERLTFKEFFNHKFLGEPRLEMDPEQESLVQETKSVVEQLDSSGSDERSLLHSEHPMHSTGRNAKLSSSFVHDDVVHAKVHVADSAESIERDYVLVNCHFGSMENLSYYSETSLQGNSTTRVFVCPPKKNNQDVAVAPLTKQCAASSVDSAKNPVIYGSDPLAASRASTILMEVQGQSRLTPSASLHLLNRYVQAVAELAQEKHNAGLFLESFSVELVVLAIWKKALHICNSWLASSAGSELPESSSANESNPDHGGRANKMDLDRPSSACKWAEQEFVAAYNRAEKLSDHISNMDAAAQMPDAMEIIFQKALAVGTSAAVDEYMENRGSAAISYSKAMLLLSFVVEEAASLPLNPPFLLTPANKKRIQNYIMNLQSHQSYF